In one Xylanibacillus composti genomic region, the following are encoded:
- a CDS encoding FxsA family protein — MFKLLLLLLIVVPAIEIWLMILIGGQIGSWNTLLLILLTAVAGAYLTKREASLVWSQARFEMENHRVPGRHLLDGICILIGGVLLLAPGFLTDAVGFLLIFPPTRLWFRVLLMRVLQKALSKGTIRFIHRR; from the coding sequence ATGTTCAAGTTGTTGCTGCTATTGCTGATCGTCGTTCCTGCAATTGAAATTTGGCTGATGATTTTGATTGGCGGACAGATCGGAAGCTGGAACACGCTGCTGCTTATTCTGCTTACAGCAGTAGCAGGCGCTTATTTGACCAAACGAGAAGCGAGCCTCGTCTGGTCACAGGCTCGCTTCGAGATGGAGAACCATCGGGTGCCAGGGAGGCACCTGTTGGATGGCATTTGCATTCTGATTGGGGGCGTGCTGCTGCTCGCGCCTGGTTTTTTGACAGATGCCGTGGGGTTTCTTTTGATTTTTCCCCCGACCCGGCTTTGGTTTCGTGTGCTGCTCATGCGCGTACTGCAGAAAGCGCTGTCCAAAGGCACCATTCGCTTCATTCACCGCCGGTAA
- a CDS encoding acyl-CoA thioesterase: MKGYAVESRWFEHTIRVRYQETDQMRVVYHTHYANWFEWGRAEMIREAGMPYREMEDRGLMLPVTALDVAYRLPARYDDEVCIRTRLTAFSPIRLAFGYEIVREKELLASGSTEHIWLNTEWKPVRLDRAAPDMYALLLQIVFGESEGKEGG; this comes from the coding sequence ATGAAGGGTTATGCGGTTGAGAGCAGGTGGTTTGAGCATACGATCCGCGTACGCTACCAGGAAACGGATCAGATGCGGGTCGTGTATCATACCCATTATGCGAATTGGTTTGAATGGGGTAGAGCAGAGATGATACGGGAAGCCGGCATGCCGTATCGGGAGATGGAAGACCGTGGGCTCATGTTGCCGGTCACAGCGCTGGACGTGGCGTATCGGTTACCGGCTCGCTATGATGACGAGGTGTGTATTCGGACGAGGCTTACCGCATTTTCTCCGATACGTCTGGCGTTCGGCTACGAAATTGTGAGAGAAAAGGAGTTGCTGGCAAGCGGCAGTACCGAGCATATCTGGTTGAACACAGAGTGGAAGCCCGTGCGCTTGGACCGCGCAGCACCTGATATGTATGCGCTGCTGCTGCAAATCGTTTTCGGCGAAAGCGAAGGCAAGGAAGGGGGTTAG
- the pyk gene encoding pyruvate kinase, giving the protein MRKTKIVCTIGPSSEALDMTKKLIEAGMNVARLNFSHGDFEEHGNRIKNIRIACKELNKTVAILLDTKGPEIRTGKLKEEPIDLVQGEQLILTTEEILGDASRLSVTYENLPKDVEVGSTILIDDGLIGLTVEKVEGTEIYCRIVNGGQIKSKKGVNVPGVRISLPGITEKDANDIIFGIEQGIDFIAASFVRKASDVLEIRELLEKHNASHIQIISKIENQEGVDNLDEILEVSDGLMVARGDLGVEIPAEQVPLVQKQMIKKCNLVGKPVITATQMLDSMQRNPRPTRAEASDVANAIFDGTDAIMLSGETAAGKYPVESVETMSRIAESAESALEYREIFVKQSLAQQTTVTEAISQAVANSALDLNAQAIITSTERGFTARMVSKYRPKAPVVAVTPNADVMRRLCLAWGVIPVLGRVAQTTDEMFQLALDSAMEAKAIKLGDLVVITAGVPVGRSGTTNLIKIHHVGEMIAKGQGIGNQNATGHVVVAKTAQEALEKVTENSILVTVSTDKEFVPAMKKAAGIITETGGITSHAAVVGLELGKSTIIGVANATSLFTDGMEISMYGEVGVISSGRANVL; this is encoded by the coding sequence ATGCGAAAGACCAAGATTGTTTGTACGATTGGACCTTCCAGCGAAGCGCTGGACATGACGAAAAAGCTGATCGAAGCCGGAATGAACGTGGCGAGATTGAACTTCTCCCACGGTGATTTCGAAGAGCATGGCAACCGGATCAAGAACATCCGGATAGCGTGCAAGGAGTTGAACAAGACCGTTGCGATCCTGCTTGATACGAAAGGGCCGGAAATTCGGACCGGCAAGCTGAAGGAAGAGCCGATTGATCTTGTACAGGGCGAGCAGCTGATCCTCACTACAGAGGAAATTTTGGGCGATGCGAGCCGTCTCTCTGTTACATATGAAAACCTGCCGAAGGATGTCGAGGTAGGTTCTACGATTTTGATTGACGACGGCCTGATTGGCTTGACCGTTGAAAAGGTAGAAGGAACGGAAATTTACTGCCGGATTGTCAATGGCGGTCAAATCAAGAGCAAGAAGGGCGTCAATGTGCCGGGAGTACGCATTTCCCTGCCGGGCATCACGGAAAAAGACGCGAACGACATCATTTTTGGCATCGAGCAGGGCATTGACTTTATCGCGGCTTCCTTCGTTCGGAAGGCCAGCGATGTGCTGGAAATCCGCGAGCTGCTCGAAAAGCACAATGCCTCCCATATCCAAATTATCTCCAAGATCGAAAACCAGGAGGGCGTGGACAACCTCGATGAAATTCTTGAGGTATCCGACGGTCTTATGGTAGCGCGCGGCGATTTGGGCGTTGAAATTCCGGCAGAGCAAGTGCCGCTCGTCCAAAAGCAAATGATCAAGAAGTGCAATCTCGTCGGAAAACCGGTTATTACGGCGACGCAGATGCTGGATTCGATGCAGCGCAACCCGCGTCCGACACGCGCTGAAGCCAGTGACGTGGCTAATGCCATCTTCGACGGAACGGATGCGATCATGCTGTCCGGCGAAACGGCGGCAGGAAAATATCCAGTGGAATCGGTTGAAACGATGTCCCGCATTGCAGAGAGTGCCGAGTCTGCGCTGGAGTACCGTGAAATTTTCGTCAAGCAAAGCCTGGCACAGCAGACGACCGTAACGGAAGCGATCAGTCAAGCGGTGGCGAATTCCGCTTTGGATTTGAACGCGCAAGCGATTATCACATCGACAGAGAGAGGCTTTACTGCGCGCATGGTTTCGAAATATCGGCCGAAAGCGCCGGTTGTCGCGGTTACTCCAAACGCTGATGTCATGCGCCGTTTGTGCCTCGCTTGGGGGGTAATTCCGGTGTTGGGACGTGTCGCGCAAACAACGGACGAGATGTTCCAGCTAGCGCTTGACAGCGCGATGGAAGCGAAGGCGATTAAGCTGGGCGATCTGGTCGTCATTACGGCAGGTGTGCCCGTCGGCCGCTCTGGCACGACAAATCTGATCAAGATTCACCATGTCGGGGAGATGATCGCCAAAGGCCAAGGCATTGGCAATCAAAATGCGACGGGACATGTCGTTGTAGCCAAAACAGCACAGGAAGCGCTGGAGAAGGTAACAGAAAACAGCATTCTGGTGACGGTGTCTACAGACAAGGAATTTGTCCCGGCCATGAAGAAGGCAGCGGGCATTATTACCGAGACGGGCGGCATTACGTCCCATGCAGCAGTTGTGGGATTGGAGCTTGGCAAATCGACCATTATCGGTGTGGCCAATGCGACCTCTCTTTTCACCGACGGCATGGAAATTTCGATGTATGGCGAAGTGGGCGTTATCAGCTCCGGACGTGCTAACGTACTGTAA
- the accA gene encoding acetyl-CoA carboxylase carboxyl transferase subunit alpha has translation MANELPFEQPLEELRSKIEELRRFGSEKQIDFSEEIARLEERYAQLQKEIFVQLVPAQKMQIARHPQRPTSLDYIQAIFDDFIELHGDRAFADDLAIVGGIAKLNGVPVTVVGHQKGKDTKDNIARNFGMPHPEGFRKGLRLMKQADKFGRPIITFIDTPGAYPGGAAEERGQGEAIARNLLEMSTFGVPIICVVIGEGGSGGALALGVGNRVLMLENAIYSVISPNGAASILWKDASKADKAAEAMKITAQDLQEMNIIDDIIPEPSGGAHRDPAQQAEAVKISLTRHLEELRHWDSDRLRQDRFDKYRQIGTFTYLQG, from the coding sequence GTGGCTAACGAATTGCCGTTTGAGCAGCCGCTGGAGGAGTTGCGGAGCAAGATTGAAGAACTGCGGAGGTTTGGCTCAGAGAAGCAAATTGATTTCTCAGAGGAAATCGCCCGCTTGGAAGAACGTTATGCCCAGCTGCAAAAAGAAATATTCGTGCAGCTAGTGCCTGCGCAAAAAATGCAAATTGCCCGCCATCCGCAACGTCCAACCTCGCTTGATTACATACAAGCGATTTTTGACGATTTTATTGAGCTGCATGGAGACCGGGCCTTCGCGGACGATTTGGCGATCGTCGGCGGAATTGCCAAGCTCAATGGCGTGCCGGTCACGGTTGTGGGCCATCAGAAAGGGAAGGATACGAAGGACAACATTGCCCGCAACTTCGGCATGCCTCATCCTGAAGGCTTCCGCAAAGGCTTGCGTTTGATGAAGCAGGCGGACAAGTTCGGACGTCCCATCATCACGTTCATCGATACGCCTGGCGCCTATCCCGGCGGCGCTGCGGAAGAACGCGGCCAAGGGGAGGCCATCGCCAGAAACTTGCTGGAGATGTCCACCTTCGGCGTCCCGATTATTTGTGTCGTCATCGGAGAGGGAGGAAGCGGCGGCGCTCTCGCGCTGGGAGTCGGCAATCGGGTGCTCATGCTGGAAAACGCGATTTATTCGGTTATTTCGCCGAATGGCGCCGCATCCATTCTGTGGAAGGACGCCTCCAAAGCGGACAAGGCTGCGGAAGCGATGAAGATAACCGCTCAGGATTTGCAAGAGATGAACATCATCGACGATATTATCCCCGAACCGAGCGGCGGTGCGCACCGTGATCCTGCCCAGCAGGCTGAGGCAGTCAAGATCTCGTTAACCCGGCACCTGGAGGAGCTGCGCCATTGGGACAGTGACCGGCTTCGGCAGGATCGGTTCGACAAGTACAGGCAAATCGGCACATTCACGTACTTGCAGGGCTAA
- the accD gene encoding acetyl-CoA carboxylase, carboxyltransferase subunit beta codes for MLKDFFHKKRKYAVIPSEQTKRDIPEGLMSKCPKCGAIQTSKELDKNLKVCPSCGYHMKLNARERIQMIMDEGRLFEYDADMISEDPLEFPGYADKLVQQAEKSGLRDAVVTGEGTIGGFPVVCAVMSFDFFSGSMGSVVGEKITRAVERATQKGYPLIVFSTSGGARMQESILSLMQMAKTSSALARFSDKGGLFISVFTDPTLGGVTASFAMLGDIILAEPGTIVGFAGRIVIEQTIRQKLPDNFQTAEFNLQHGQLDKVVNRKEMRSTLIKLLDLHTVKEGVSRG; via the coding sequence ATGCTAAAAGATTTTTTTCATAAAAAACGCAAATATGCAGTGATCCCATCGGAACAGACGAAACGGGATATTCCCGAAGGACTGATGAGCAAGTGTCCGAAGTGCGGCGCCATTCAGACGAGCAAGGAGCTCGATAAAAATCTGAAAGTGTGCCCGTCATGTGGGTATCATATGAAACTGAATGCGAGAGAGCGGATCCAGATGATCATGGATGAAGGACGGTTGTTCGAATACGATGCCGATATGATCTCCGAAGATCCGCTCGAATTTCCGGGCTATGCGGACAAGCTGGTGCAGCAAGCAGAGAAGTCCGGCTTGAGAGATGCAGTGGTTACGGGAGAAGGAACGATCGGCGGCTTTCCGGTCGTTTGTGCTGTCATGAGCTTTGATTTCTTCAGCGGCAGCATGGGCTCGGTCGTTGGCGAGAAGATTACACGCGCCGTGGAACGCGCCACGCAGAAGGGCTACCCGCTCATTGTGTTCTCGACTTCCGGCGGCGCCCGCATGCAGGAGAGCATCCTGAGCCTGATGCAGATGGCGAAGACGAGCTCGGCGCTGGCCAGATTCAGCGACAAGGGCGGCTTGTTTATTTCGGTCTTCACCGATCCGACGCTCGGCGGCGTTACCGCCAGCTTCGCGATGCTGGGGGATATCATCTTGGCTGAGCCGGGTACGATTGTCGGCTTTGCGGGCCGCATTGTCATAGAGCAGACGATCCGCCAGAAGCTGCCGGACAACTTCCAGACGGCCGAGTTCAATTTGCAGCACGGCCAGCTGGATAAAGTGGTGAACCGGAAGGAGATGCGCAGCACCCTGATCAAACTGCTTGATCTGCATACGGTGAAGGAGGGAGTTTCGCGTGGCTAA
- a CDS encoding glutamate decarboxylase, which yields MWTVIYIAPTAKIAESIKQKLQDEGFLVQLRPINLSKQQFEVLVPEAEVEEVQDVLNELFNKG from the coding sequence ATGTGGACGGTAATTTACATCGCCCCTACCGCCAAGATCGCCGAATCGATCAAACAAAAGCTACAGGACGAAGGGTTTCTGGTTCAGTTACGGCCTATTAATCTATCGAAACAGCAATTTGAAGTGTTGGTCCCGGAGGCTGAGGTGGAAGAAGTGCAGGATGTTCTGAACGAATTGTTTAACAAAGGATAG
- a CDS encoding phosphatidylglycerophosphatase A family protein, which translates to MDDQKKMIALLERRGVRVEQIADIVFRLQYPYHPQLTLQDCVESVKAVLTKRDVQYAIYTGVALDELAEQKLLPEPLQSIMEKDESLYGVDEVMALGITHAYGMIGLTSFGYLDKKKIGIIRSLNDETARIHVFLDDLVAGVAAAASARIAHRQQG; encoded by the coding sequence ATGGATGATCAGAAGAAGATGATTGCCTTGCTGGAGCGCAGAGGCGTACGCGTCGAGCAGATCGCTGATATCGTCTTCCGCCTTCAATATCCATATCATCCCCAACTAACGCTGCAGGATTGTGTGGAAAGCGTCAAGGCTGTGCTGACCAAGCGGGATGTGCAGTACGCGATCTATACGGGCGTGGCGTTGGACGAGTTGGCTGAACAGAAGCTGCTGCCCGAGCCGCTCCAGTCCATTATGGAAAAAGACGAGTCGCTGTATGGCGTGGACGAGGTCATGGCGCTTGGCATCACGCATGCTTACGGGATGATTGGACTAACCAGCTTTGGCTATCTGGACAAAAAAAAGATCGGCATTATCCGCAGTCTGAATGACGAAACCGCACGGATTCATGTGTTTCTGGACGATTTGGTGGCCGGTGTTGCGGCAGCCGCCTCGGCGCGCATTGCCCACAGGCAGCAGGGGTAA
- a CDS encoding DNA polymerase III subunit alpha has protein sequence MGEFVHLHVHSEYSLLDGAARISDLVKQASAHGMKALALTDHGVMYGAIAFYQACQAHGIKPIIGCEAYVTEGSRKQRGSRQDQRIYHLILLARNSEGYRNLMRLCSIGHLEGFHYKPRVDLEALAAHAEGITALSACLGGEVAQALLADRMDMAREAALRYRGIFGEHFYLELQDHGLIEQRKVNQKLIELSRETGIPLVATNDVHYLQPEDQTVQDTLICIGTGKTVEDDDRLKMHTNQMYLKSGAEMEKLFPHCREALEATVRIADACNLDLTFGRTALPHYFPVPEGQGSGSFLQQLCAQGLKERYAALPEWQDGGWRAQAEQRLAYELQVIGKMGYEDYFLIVWDFIRYAKERGIAVGPGRGSSAGSLVAYALAITDVDPLKYGLLFERFLNPERVTMPDIDIDFSDERRDEVIDYVADKYGTDRVAQIITFGTMAAKAAVRDVGRALGFSYADVDRIAKMIPAQLGITIDKALEQSSSLQAAVEQDSKARELIEVARKVEGMPRHASTHAAGVVISKDALTDHVPLQTGTEKVALTQYSMEHLEAVGLLKMDFLGLRTLSIIERTLDWIEKLGGGSIDLRSIPDDDPATYEMLSRGDTTGIFQLESAGMRRVLRELKPSCFEDIISVLALYRPGPMEFIPRYIEAKHGRADADYPHADLEPILRDTYGIIVYQEQIMQIASRMAGFSLGEADLLRRAVSKKKREVLDKEREHFVAGSLKQGYQASDAHLVYDMIVRFADYGFPRAHATAYGVLAYRTAYLKANYPVPFMASMLTSVMGNHRKMAEYADECRRMRIRVLGPDVNESNISFTPLAGAPDGDIGAIRFGLAAVKNVGTQAMESIIKERKSGPYSNLADFCNRVDLRVCNKRVIESLILAGGMDAMDGHRAQLLAALDETADTAAKRKKERDELQLDMFGFQESVNWQFELPDVPAFSRARELELERELLGLYLSGHPLDDYRDKMEALGVVPLHELEHAPDNRMVEVAGRVLSVKPIVSKKGKAMAFMELEDRIERVEVVVFPETWSRYGPEVEKGRLLFLRARVQQQDGEQQVKLLADMICSLDEAEPGSAAVRPDRQPRKRHQQAGAASVRNNAPGRQEPPAAAPSRPARSHAAAPAASGAKQKVFVKIAADKETPALLKELQVRLQQHPGPLPVVLYYEREGRTLVLNERYRIKPSRELFAAIEERFGKDTVKVK, from the coding sequence ATGGGCGAATTTGTACATCTGCACGTGCATAGCGAATATAGTCTGCTGGATGGCGCCGCCCGCATTTCAGATCTGGTCAAACAGGCTTCGGCACATGGCATGAAGGCGCTGGCTTTGACCGATCACGGAGTGATGTACGGCGCGATTGCGTTTTACCAGGCGTGTCAGGCGCACGGCATCAAGCCGATTATAGGCTGCGAGGCTTACGTCACCGAAGGCTCCCGCAAGCAGCGGGGCTCGCGCCAGGATCAGCGTATCTACCATCTGATTTTGCTGGCGCGCAATTCGGAAGGGTACCGCAATCTGATGAGGCTGTGCTCGATCGGACACCTGGAAGGCTTCCATTACAAGCCGAGGGTGGATCTTGAGGCATTGGCGGCTCATGCCGAAGGCATCACGGCGTTAAGCGCCTGCCTGGGCGGCGAGGTTGCGCAAGCCTTGCTGGCTGACCGGATGGACATGGCAAGAGAGGCCGCGCTGCGCTACCGCGGCATCTTCGGCGAGCATTTTTATTTGGAGCTGCAGGATCACGGATTGATCGAGCAAAGGAAAGTCAATCAGAAGCTGATCGAACTCAGCCGGGAGACGGGCATTCCGCTTGTTGCGACGAACGATGTGCATTACCTGCAGCCGGAGGATCAGACCGTGCAGGATACCCTCATCTGCATTGGCACGGGGAAGACGGTCGAGGATGACGACCGGCTGAAGATGCACACGAACCAGATGTATCTGAAGAGCGGCGCAGAAATGGAGAAGCTGTTCCCGCATTGTCGGGAAGCCTTGGAAGCGACGGTGCGGATAGCGGATGCGTGCAATCTCGATCTGACGTTTGGCCGCACTGCTTTGCCGCATTATTTCCCTGTGCCGGAAGGGCAGGGATCGGGCAGCTTTTTGCAGCAGCTGTGCGCGCAGGGACTGAAGGAACGGTATGCGGCTCTGCCGGAATGGCAGGATGGCGGCTGGCGCGCTCAAGCGGAACAGCGGCTTGCCTATGAGCTTCAGGTAATTGGCAAGATGGGCTATGAAGATTACTTCCTGATTGTATGGGACTTTATCCGCTATGCGAAGGAGCGGGGGATCGCCGTAGGTCCGGGCAGAGGTTCCTCGGCGGGCAGTCTTGTCGCGTACGCGCTTGCGATTACCGATGTCGATCCCCTGAAATACGGACTGCTCTTCGAGCGATTTCTCAATCCGGAACGGGTGACGATGCCCGATATCGATATCGATTTCAGCGATGAGCGCCGGGACGAGGTCATTGATTATGTGGCGGACAAGTACGGAACGGATCGCGTAGCTCAAATCATTACATTCGGGACGATGGCTGCCAAGGCTGCTGTGCGAGACGTTGGCCGCGCGCTGGGCTTCAGTTATGCCGACGTGGATCGGATCGCCAAGATGATTCCCGCCCAGCTCGGCATCACCATTGACAAGGCGCTGGAGCAATCGTCTTCCTTGCAGGCAGCGGTCGAGCAAGACAGCAAGGCGCGCGAGCTGATTGAAGTGGCGCGCAAAGTGGAAGGGATGCCAAGGCACGCATCCACCCATGCCGCGGGAGTCGTCATCTCGAAGGATGCGCTGACCGATCATGTGCCGCTGCAGACAGGTACGGAGAAGGTTGCGCTCACCCAGTATTCGATGGAACACCTGGAAGCGGTTGGCCTGCTGAAGATGGATTTCCTTGGCCTGCGCACTTTGTCTATTATCGAACGCACCTTGGATTGGATAGAGAAGCTAGGGGGCGGATCGATTGACTTGCGCAGCATACCGGATGATGATCCCGCCACATACGAAATGCTGTCGCGAGGAGATACCACCGGCATTTTTCAGCTCGAATCCGCCGGTATGAGAAGGGTGCTGCGGGAGCTGAAGCCGTCCTGCTTCGAAGACATCATCTCGGTGCTCGCGCTGTATCGACCGGGACCGATGGAGTTTATCCCGCGCTACATCGAAGCGAAGCATGGCCGAGCCGACGCGGACTATCCGCATGCCGATCTGGAACCGATCCTGCGGGATACGTACGGCATTATCGTGTATCAGGAGCAAATCATGCAGATCGCGTCACGCATGGCGGGCTTCTCCCTAGGCGAAGCGGACTTGCTTCGGCGCGCCGTTTCCAAGAAGAAGCGGGAAGTGCTTGACAAGGAACGCGAGCACTTTGTGGCAGGCAGCCTGAAGCAGGGCTATCAGGCGAGCGACGCCCATCTTGTCTATGACATGATCGTCCGCTTCGCCGACTACGGCTTCCCCCGCGCGCATGCGACAGCATACGGCGTCCTGGCTTATCGCACCGCATACTTGAAGGCGAACTACCCCGTGCCATTTATGGCGTCTATGCTGACCTCGGTAATGGGCAATCACCGGAAGATGGCCGAATATGCGGATGAATGCCGGCGTATGCGGATTCGCGTGCTAGGTCCGGATGTGAACGAAAGCAATATCAGCTTCACGCCGCTGGCGGGTGCGCCAGACGGCGATATCGGGGCAATTCGCTTTGGCCTCGCGGCTGTGAAGAACGTTGGCACGCAGGCGATGGAATCGATCATTAAGGAAAGGAAGAGCGGTCCGTACAGCAACTTGGCGGATTTTTGCAATCGTGTTGATCTGCGGGTTTGCAACAAGCGTGTGATCGAATCCCTGATTCTGGCCGGGGGCATGGACGCGATGGACGGCCATCGCGCCCAGCTGCTGGCAGCTCTGGACGAAACGGCGGACACAGCGGCGAAGCGGAAGAAGGAACGGGACGAGCTGCAGCTCGATATGTTCGGCTTTCAGGAAAGCGTCAACTGGCAATTCGAGCTGCCCGACGTCCCGGCTTTTAGCCGTGCGCGCGAGCTGGAGCTGGAACGTGAGCTGCTCGGACTTTACTTGTCCGGACACCCGCTTGATGATTATCGCGACAAGATGGAGGCTCTGGGCGTTGTGCCTCTGCATGAGCTGGAGCATGCCCCGGACAATCGAATGGTAGAGGTAGCCGGCAGGGTGCTGTCGGTGAAGCCGATTGTCAGCAAGAAGGGCAAGGCGATGGCGTTCATGGAGCTGGAGGATCGGATCGAGCGCGTGGAGGTTGTGGTTTTTCCGGAGACCTGGTCGCGCTACGGGCCGGAAGTGGAGAAGGGGCGGCTGCTCTTCCTGCGGGCGCGTGTCCAGCAGCAAGATGGGGAGCAGCAGGTGAAGCTGCTTGCGGATATGATCTGTTCCCTCGACGAGGCGGAACCGGGAAGTGCGGCCGTTCGTCCCGACAGGCAGCCCCGGAAGCGGCACCAGCAGGCGGGAGCCGCGTCCGTTCGAAACAACGCGCCGGGCAGACAGGAGCCGCCGGCGGCAGCCCCTTCCAGGCCGGCACGCTCTCACGCAGCCGCTCCTGCGGCAAGCGGGGCCAAACAGAAGGTCTTTGTCAAAATTGCTGCGGACAAGGAAACGCCCGCGCTGCTGAAGGAACTTCAGGTTCGCCTGCAGCAGCATCCCGGTCCGTTGCCGGTCGTGCTTTACTATGAACGCGAAGGGCGCACGCTTGTCCTGAACGAGCGGTACCGCATAAAGCCTTCGCGGGAGCTGTTCGCAGCAATTGAGGAGCGCTTTGGCAAAGATACGGTAAAGGTGAAATAA
- a CDS encoding YtrH family sporulation protein, with protein MNAYFIKQLIYHFLQAFGVVLGAAMLGGIAAILTLESPKLHMESIADKIKIWAVVAAIGGTIDPFRMIETNFSDSQYILALKQILLIISAFIGASMGTRLIQWICAGGGEG; from the coding sequence ATGAACGCCTATTTCATCAAACAGCTGATCTATCATTTCTTGCAAGCGTTCGGTGTCGTGCTGGGCGCGGCCATGCTGGGCGGAATCGCGGCCATCTTGACTCTGGAATCTCCCAAACTGCACATGGAGTCGATAGCCGACAAAATCAAAATCTGGGCGGTTGTAGCCGCAATCGGCGGGACGATCGACCCTTTCCGCATGATTGAAACCAACTTTAGCGACAGCCAGTATATACTGGCGCTCAAGCAAATCCTCTTGATCATCAGCGCATTTATCGGCGCTTCCATGGGAACCCGGCTCATTCAATGGATCTGCGCGGGAGGAGGAGAGGGATGA
- a CDS encoding YtpI family protein — MIDISFWQTALSFSAIIAAGASFYFSTKSRRADTVKLRGIYGARTNICMGLMLIIIALIQLMLFEGSTIRLIVGTIFLLLGLFNLFAGIRNHSAFNRMKEQ, encoded by the coding sequence ATGATAGACATCTCCTTCTGGCAAACTGCCCTCTCCTTCTCCGCCATTATCGCCGCGGGCGCTTCCTTCTACTTCAGCACCAAGTCGCGCAGGGCTGACACAGTGAAGCTGAGAGGCATATACGGGGCTCGCACGAACATCTGTATGGGACTGATGCTGATAATAATCGCCTTGATCCAGCTCATGCTGTTCGAAGGCTCTACCATTCGTCTAATTGTAGGCACGATCTTTCTGCTGCTGGGCTTGTTCAACCTGTTCGCCGGCATCCGCAACCATTCAGCGTTCAATCGCATGAAGGAACAGTAA
- a CDS encoding DRTGG domain-containing protein, which yields MREDTSTKHEQILQYIEELDVGQQISVRQIAKALHVSEGTAYRAIKDAENQGLVQTRPRIGTVRVGKRHRYRIDQLTFRDVVMIVDGEVLGGQAGLDTPLHKFVIGAMELDDMMKYIDAGSLLIVGNREGAHRLALEQGSGVLVTGGFHTSDDIRELADALGLPIITSGYDTFTVASMINRAIYDRLIKKKIILVEDLIHDKEPPVTVKANQTVSDWIKFVDSTGNSRFPVTDEWNRVIGMVTPKDVLDADPNQTLDRLMTRNPLTVGVQTSIASAAHMMVWEGIEVLPVVDHNRKLRGIISRQDVLKAMQYSQRQPQMGETFEDLMWSTFEEIRDETGQVRFRGSITPQMTGDLGVVSEGVLATLMTKAAFQVIKTERKGDLVLDNASTYFIRPLQLDTSVDIIPNVLEISRKFAKVDVEMFHEQVLVCKALLTAQVLEQR from the coding sequence ATGAGAGAGGATACTTCTACAAAGCATGAGCAAATCTTGCAATATATTGAGGAACTGGATGTCGGTCAGCAGATTTCCGTCCGGCAAATTGCGAAGGCGCTGCACGTCAGCGAAGGGACCGCATATCGCGCGATCAAAGATGCGGAGAATCAAGGCCTTGTGCAAACCCGCCCCCGCATTGGCACGGTTCGGGTGGGCAAGCGGCACCGGTATCGCATTGACCAGCTGACGTTTCGGGATGTCGTCATGATTGTCGACGGCGAGGTGCTTGGCGGACAAGCCGGCCTGGATACGCCGCTGCACAAATTTGTCATCGGCGCCATGGAATTGGATGATATGATGAAGTACATCGACGCGGGAAGCCTGCTCATTGTCGGCAACCGTGAAGGGGCCCATCGCTTGGCGTTGGAGCAAGGGTCGGGTGTGCTGGTAACAGGCGGTTTCCATACGAGCGACGATATCCGCGAACTGGCCGACGCATTAGGCTTGCCGATCATTACTAGCGGCTATGATACCTTCACCGTGGCATCCATGATTAACCGTGCGATTTATGACCGGCTGATCAAGAAGAAAATTATTTTGGTTGAGGATTTGATCCATGACAAGGAACCGCCTGTAACGGTCAAGGCAAACCAGACGGTCAGCGACTGGATTAAATTTGTGGACAGCACCGGCAACAGCCGTTTCCCCGTTACGGACGAATGGAATCGGGTCATCGGGATGGTGACGCCCAAGGATGTTCTGGATGCGGACCCGAATCAGACGCTGGATCGTCTGATGACGCGAAATCCGCTAACGGTCGGCGTTCAAACGTCCATCGCTTCGGCCGCCCATATGATGGTATGGGAGGGCATCGAGGTGCTGCCCGTAGTAGACCATAATCGCAAGCTGCGCGGCATTATCAGCAGGCAGGACGTCTTGAAGGCGATGCAGTACAGTCAGCGGCAGCCGCAAATGGGCGAGACCTTCGAGGATTTGATGTGGTCGACGTTCGAAGAAATACGCGACGAGACGGGACAGGTGCGGTTTCGTGGCAGCATAACGCCGCAAATGACCGGCGATTTGGGCGTTGTGTCTGAAGGGGTGCTGGCGACTCTGATGACGAAAGCCGCCTTCCAGGTAATCAAGACAGAGCGCAAGGGGGATTTGGTGCTGGACAATGCGTCCACCTATTTCATTCGCCCGCTGCAGCTGGACACGTCGGTAGACATCATTCCCAATGTGCTGGAAATCAGCCGGAAGTTTGCGAAGGTGGACGTCGAGATGTTCCATGAGCAGGTGCTCGTGTGCAAGGCGCTCTTGACTGCGCAGGTGCTGGAGCAGCGGTGA